TACGCATCCTTCGCGGTCCTCTGGATGAAGACATCCCTTGGCCAGGCTTCATTCTTGGCCAGACCCCTGCATCTATTTGGTACTGGTGTGCAGACCAGGTCATTGTTCAGAGAGTGCTAGCAGCAAAGAACATTGCTCATGCGAAATGCTCTACACTCATGGCTGGATTTCTCAAGATCCTGCCCATGTTTGTCATCGTCATTCCAGGAATGATCTCCCGCATCATGTTTGCAGATGAGATTGCCTGCATTGGGCCTGAGcactgcatgtctgtgtgtggttcTCAGGCTGGCTGCTCAAACATTGCCTATCCTCGTCTGGTCATGGCTGTGATGCCTGTAGGACTCAGGGGTCTGATGATGGCAGTCATGATTGCTGCCCTGATGAGTGATCTTGACTCAATCTTCAACAGTGCAAGCACCATCTTCACCCTGGATATCTACCAAACTGTTAGGAAGAAGGCATCGCAACGCGAACTGCTGATTGTGGGCCGGATGTTTGTTGTGGTCATGGTGGCCATCAGCATTGCTTGGGTCCCTGTTATCATTGAAATGCAAGGTGGACAGACATACCTGTACATCCAGGAAGTTGCTGGCTACCTCACTCCACCAATTGCTGCCCTCTTCCTGCTAGGTGTGTTTTGGAAAAGGTGTAATGAGACAGGGGCATTTTGGGGAGGCATGACAGGTTTCATGCTAGGTACCACACGACTGATCTTAGCTTTTATCTACCGCCAGCCTCGCTGTGACCAGCTCGATGATAGGCCTACCTTCATCGTTCATGTTCACTACATGTattttgctgctgtgctgttctGGATTTCAGGTCTGGTGGCGGTGGTGGTCAGCCTCTGCACCTCTCCACCAGATGAGGAGCAGGTTAGCACCACTACAGTCTGGGGGCTTCGCAATATTGATATGGTTCCAGCAAAGGACCGAGAGGAAATGTACAGGCTGACTGACAAGAGTCATTGTAATGGGGATGGAAGCCTCCATAAAGAAATGCCCCCAGATGTCACAAAGGAGAGGTGTTTGGATGGGGCCCATGTCAAACTCCTGGTCCCATCCACTGACCATGACCCAGCAACCCCTAGTACAGAAACTTCCCCTGCAACCACCCCTGCAGAACGATTTGGTAATGGAAGGATGGAGATGatcagagcagaggaaggcTGCCGTGGGAATGAAGACAGTAGCAGGTGCATGCGTTTATTGGACTGGTTTTGTGGATATAAGGAGGCAGCACAAAGTGCTCAGCAAAAAATGGTGCAGGAGGACGCAAGAGTTATTGCAGAGATGCTGTACGAGCCACCTAGAATTAAACTTCTCCTCAACTTGGGTCTGTTATGTGTCTGCTCTGTGGGCatcttcatgtttgtttatttttcactgtagtgGAACCCTGCACTGAACTAATGGGGACTGGTGTGGGGGCTTTTATGAAGGTGGAATTATGTGGGAGCTGGGGGCTGTTACAAACAAACAGTTGAATTTTCAGATTTGAGAAGCTCTGTCTGTAATATTTACAGTTGTCTTTTGTAGCTCTCTAACAGGGATCTAAGCTTATTCTAATCATTTTTTTGAAATGATTAAAGCTTCTccacatgaaaaaaatactaCTCCTTTAGGACTTTGAAGCTTATTTGGCACTGGTCTGTCCATTTTGTACAGTGCTTGTTGTTAATCCTTCATTCAGAATATCTACTGGGATTTTTAGAATTGTAGTACTAAGTGAATTTAATATTTGCCTTATTGGACATATGCACTTGTCGTTCTTTTTTGTATGGTGAAAACAACATGTAATCTGTGATTTAAGTTTTTTTCCTCACCACTCTTGTTGACAGTGACTGTAGGCTTAGTTGCTGGTGTAGCATACATATGTCTGTAGTGACTCAAAAAACTATTTTAGGTTATAGACCATGAGGGTTTTGTACAAGTTTTTGCTGCTGAACACAATAATTATTGCTACATTTATATCAGTGGAATTTCAAGTATGTCGTTACTACTTAATTTTATTGTGCCCTGGACAGTCAATCCAAGCTTGTCAGCAAATTATACTGATAAATGTCCAAATGTTTTGCTGTAGACAATACAACATCCAAACCTCTTTTATGAGGGGATCATAATGACATTTATAAAACTAAAGTTAATATTAAATGCTAAGAAGCATTGCTTCTGTGCTGGTGTTGCATATGACCAATATGTTTATGGTGGTAATTACATTCAGTGGTTTGATTTAACCTACTGGAAGTATtgcatcaaaaatcattttGTCGAGCCAATATTAGCTAATACCTGGTATTTAgaatatgtacatatttttgCAGCATGGAAAATGGAGAGAAGAAGCACAAGACTAGAAATTGTTATCctttctaaaatgttttgttttccatgGGAAGCGGTGAAATAACCAAACTTGATATTATATCATTTATTCCTTTTCcttatcattatcatttattcCTCCATTTGATTGGCTGTTCCATATGTTTTCACTGATGACCAAATTCCAGTCACATCTGGAGCTCAActggtatttttttaatgacagaaattacattttctactatgttttttgtttttgacttttttgtttttttgttgttttttttttttttgtggctgtATCTGTGTTTCATTCCATACCAACATACAGCTTTTTATGCACAACTGTTATAACAAAAAGCCACAAGTACCAATGCTCATGATTCTGTatcaatttacattttatgcatttctcattttatgTTTCACAGTGTTGAAAAGTGTTTAGAGTCTGCTGCATTATGTTAACATTGTGTATAATACAGGGCTCATTGGATCACAGACAGTATACATTTCTTCTATAGTAGGCTATTTCTTGTGTATCTACTGTGTGTCAA
This genomic window from Lates calcarifer isolate ASB-BC8 linkage group LG1, TLL_Latcal_v3, whole genome shotgun sequence contains:
- the slc5a3b gene encoding sodium/myo-inositol cotransporter; translated protein: MGPGLETADIAVVALYFVLVLVIGFFAMWKANRSTVSGYFLAGRSMTWIVIGASLFVSNIGSEHFIGLAGSGAASGFAVGAWEFNALLLLQLLGWVFIPVYIHSGVYTMPQYLSKRYGGNRLKVYFAFLSVLLYIFTKLSVDLYAGALFIQESLGWNLYLSIVLLISMTALLTVTGGLVAVLYTDALQAVLMIGGALTLTIISLVKVGGLEGVRTKYMQAVPNVSAIMATGNYTYSPSCRIEPKPNSLRILRGPLDEDIPWPGFILGQTPASIWYWCADQVIVQRVLAAKNIAHAKCSTLMAGFLKILPMFVIVIPGMISRIMFADEIACIGPEHCMSVCGSQAGCSNIAYPRLVMAVMPVGLRGLMMAVMIAALMSDLDSIFNSASTIFTLDIYQTVRKKASQRELLIVGRMFVVVMVAISIAWVPVIIEMQGGQTYLYIQEVAGYLTPPIAALFLLGVFWKRCNETGAFWGGMTGFMLGTTRLILAFIYRQPRCDQLDDRPTFIVHVHYMYFAAVLFWISGLVAVVVSLCTSPPDEEQVSTTTVWGLRNIDMVPAKDREEMYRLTDKSHCNGDGSLHKEMPPDVTKERCLDGAHVKLLVPSTDHDPATPSTETSPATTPAERFGNGRMEMIRAEEGCRGNEDSSRCMRLLDWFCGYKEAAQSAQQKMVQEDARVIAEMLYEPPRIKLLLNLGLLCVCSVGIFMFVYFSL